From a single Kitasatospora sp. NBC_00458 genomic region:
- a CDS encoding class I SAM-dependent methyltransferase translates to MADERRTGYDGTGPGAITPDGCAVEMYERLRPNGEPEVIERAVPAGASILELGCGAGRVTHPLLDRGFRVTAVDESAEMLARVRGARTVRSPIERLDLDERFDVVLLASFLVHAGDPAVRRGLLETCRRHVAEDGCVLLQREGENWHLDVPRERPLAPDGLVRVVSATPVADGVNRVHVEYEFPDARWSQTFLSRPLDTAQFEGALAEAGLAVESYLTEDRIWVRARPIAG, encoded by the coding sequence ATGGCTGACGAACGGCGCACGGGATACGACGGGACCGGCCCCGGGGCGATCACTCCGGACGGCTGCGCGGTCGAGATGTACGAGCGGCTGCGGCCCAACGGCGAGCCGGAGGTCATCGAGCGCGCCGTCCCGGCCGGCGCGAGCATCCTCGAACTCGGCTGCGGCGCGGGCCGGGTGACGCATCCGCTGCTGGACCGCGGGTTCCGGGTGACGGCCGTGGACGAGTCCGCCGAGATGCTGGCCCGGGTGCGCGGGGCGCGGACCGTCCGCAGCCCGATCGAGCGGCTGGACCTCGACGAGCGGTTCGACGTCGTCCTGCTCGCGTCCTTCCTGGTCCACGCCGGCGATCCGGCGGTCCGCCGCGGGCTGCTGGAGACCTGCCGGCGGCACGTCGCGGAGGACGGCTGCGTGCTGCTCCAGCGCGAGGGCGAGAACTGGCACCTCGACGTACCCCGCGAGCGGCCGCTCGCCCCGGACGGGCTGGTGCGGGTGGTCTCGGCCACGCCCGTCGCGGACGGCGTCAACCGCGTCCACGTCGAGTACGAGTTCCCGGACGCGCGGTGGAGCCAGACCTTCCTCTCCCGGCCGCTCGACACGGCGCAGTTCGAAGGGGCGCTGGCCGAGGCCGGGCTGGCCGTCGAGTCCTACCTCACCGAGGACCGGATCTGGGTGCGGGCCCGGCCGATCGCCGGCTGA
- a CDS encoding DUF4396 domain-containing protein, whose amino-acid sequence MDHSAHTGHGVRQGHGASPGHGVGGASWRTAAQATLHCLTGCAIGEILGMVIGTALGLHNGATVVLSILLAFVFGYALTMRGVLRAGLDVRAAVKVALAADTVSILVMELIDNTVMVTVPGAMDAGLGDVLFWLALAGSLLLAFALTVPVNKWMIGRGRGHAVVHAYHEH is encoded by the coding sequence ATGGACCACTCGGCGCACACCGGGCACGGCGTCCGGCAGGGGCACGGCGCCTCGCCCGGGCACGGTGTCGGGGGTGCGAGCTGGCGGACCGCCGCGCAGGCCACCCTGCACTGCCTCACCGGCTGCGCCATCGGCGAGATCCTCGGCATGGTGATCGGCACCGCCCTCGGCCTGCACAACGGTGCGACCGTGGTGCTCTCGATCCTGCTGGCCTTCGTCTTCGGCTATGCGCTCACCATGCGCGGCGTGCTCAGGGCCGGGCTTGACGTCCGCGCCGCGGTGAAGGTCGCGCTGGCCGCCGACACCGTCTCGATCCTCGTCATGGAGCTGATCGACAACACCGTGATGGTGACCGTCCCGGGCGCGATGGACGCGGGCCTCGGCGACGTGCTGTTCTGGCTCGCCCTGGCCGGCTCGCTGCTGCTGGCCTTCGCGCTGACCGTCCCGGTCAACAAGTGGATGATCGGCCGCGGCCGCGGCCACGCCGTGGTCCACGCCTACCACGAGCACTGA
- a CDS encoding PadR family transcriptional regulator, with the protein MLKLAILGFLHDRPLHGYELRRHLAALTGHVRPISDGTLYPAIKRLESDGLLVRATEPGAAAAPRHTLRLTNAGRAALLDRLRAPEELDISDENRWFTTLAFLRHLDAEPAAQAAVLRRRLAFLSEPASFFYDGSRPVGAEEVDDPFRRGMLLIARATTEAELGWLHATLAELDRAH; encoded by the coding sequence ATGCTGAAACTCGCGATCCTGGGGTTCCTCCACGACCGGCCGCTGCACGGCTACGAACTGCGCCGGCACCTGGCGGCCCTCACCGGGCACGTCCGGCCGATCAGCGACGGAACGCTCTACCCGGCGATCAAGCGGCTCGAATCCGACGGCCTGCTCGTCCGCGCCACCGAACCCGGCGCGGCGGCCGCCCCCCGGCACACGCTCCGCCTGACCAACGCCGGGCGGGCCGCCCTGCTCGACCGGCTCCGCGCACCGGAGGAGCTGGACATCAGCGACGAGAACCGCTGGTTCACCACCCTCGCCTTCCTCCGGCACCTCGACGCCGAACCGGCCGCCCAGGCCGCGGTGCTCCGCCGGCGCCTGGCGTTCCTCAGCGAACCGGCCAGCTTCTTCTACGACGGCAGCCGCCCGGTCGGCGCCGAGGAGGTGGACGATCCGTTCCGCCGGGGGATGCTGCTGATCGCCCGCGCCACCACCGAGGCCGAACTGGGCTGGCTGCACGCGACCCTCGCGGAGCTCGACCGGGCCCACTGA
- a CDS encoding alpha/beta fold hydrolase has protein sequence MREATVTPNGDRIRWVEVPGVEPARLYLHGLGSSSPVYFAAAAAHPLLTGHRSLLLDLLGFGISDRPTDFGYTMEEHADAVATAVRAAGLDQVEVIGHSMGGAVAVVLAHRHPGLVTNLVLVDAAIDPAAPVPGPGSSGLASFTEEEFLADGRKQVEEWAGPFWWATMRLAGPEALHRSAVHRSRGTVPTMRELLIGLDLPRTFLHPAEDGPYPGAERLREAGVVLAALPDCGHNMMFDNPEGFASVTAAALAPRG, from the coding sequence GTGCGCGAAGCCACCGTCACCCCGAACGGCGACCGGATCCGCTGGGTGGAGGTCCCCGGCGTCGAACCCGCCCGCCTCTACCTGCACGGCCTCGGCTCCAGCTCGCCCGTCTACTTCGCGGCCGCCGCCGCCCACCCGCTGCTCACCGGACACCGCTCGCTCCTGCTCGACCTGCTCGGCTTCGGCATCAGCGACCGGCCCACCGACTTCGGCTACACGATGGAGGAACACGCCGACGCGGTGGCCACGGCGGTCCGGGCGGCGGGACTGGACCAGGTCGAGGTGATCGGTCACAGCATGGGCGGCGCGGTCGCGGTCGTGCTCGCCCACCGGCACCCGGGACTGGTCACCAACCTCGTCCTGGTCGACGCCGCGATCGACCCGGCCGCCCCCGTGCCCGGCCCGGGCAGCAGCGGCCTGGCGTCCTTCACCGAGGAGGAGTTCCTGGCCGACGGCCGCAAGCAGGTGGAGGAGTGGGCCGGTCCGTTCTGGTGGGCGACCATGCGGCTGGCCGGCCCCGAGGCGCTCCACCGCAGTGCGGTCCACCGCTCCCGGGGCACCGTCCCGACCATGCGCGAACTGCTGATCGGACTCGACCTGCCGCGCACCTTCCTCCACCCGGCCGAGGACGGCCCGTACCCTGGCGCGGAACGGCTCCGCGAGGCCGGGGTGGTGCTCGCGGCGCTCCCGGACTGCGGGCACAACATGATGTTCGACAACCCGGAGGGCTTCGCGTCCGTCACCGCCGCCGCGCTGGCACCCCGGGGCTGA
- a CDS encoding aminoglycoside phosphotransferase family protein, with protein MAVHVPEALAASLVDSLGESGRVWAAGLPTLADGLLERWSLRPDGPTAHGVVGLVLPVRCEDGTPAVLKLQPVDEETAGEPLALRTWGGRSAARLLDHDPTTGSMLLERLDPARSLLAEPDHLAAAGEIASLLADLTSHQAPVGMRTLAEIADAMLAEVPEALGGLADPGDRRLLADCAAAVREVRPDPGDRLLHWDLHYGNVLAPVGPDGRAPWLAIDPKPLAGDPGFELLPALHNRWADLTATGDLPRALHRRFDLMTERLALDRPRAVRWTLGRVLQNILWDVEDGEEVIDPAQRAVAEALLGR; from the coding sequence ATGGCCGTCCATGTACCCGAGGCGCTGGCCGCCTCCCTCGTCGACTCCCTCGGTGAGTCCGGCCGCGTCTGGGCGGCCGGACTGCCCACCCTGGCCGACGGTCTGCTGGAGCGCTGGTCGCTCCGCCCCGACGGGCCGACCGCGCACGGCGTGGTGGGCCTCGTCCTCCCGGTCCGGTGTGAGGACGGCACCCCCGCCGTGCTCAAACTCCAGCCCGTGGACGAGGAGACCGCCGGCGAACCGCTCGCCCTGCGCACCTGGGGCGGGCGGAGCGCGGCGCGGCTGCTCGACCACGACCCGACGACCGGGTCGATGCTGCTGGAGCGCCTCGATCCGGCGCGCTCACTGCTCGCCGAGCCCGACCACCTCGCCGCCGCCGGTGAAATCGCCTCGCTGCTGGCCGACCTGACGTCACATCAGGCACCGGTCGGGATGCGTACGCTGGCGGAGATCGCCGACGCGATGCTGGCGGAGGTCCCGGAAGCGCTCGGAGGACTCGCCGACCCCGGCGACCGCCGGCTGCTCGCCGACTGCGCCGCCGCCGTCCGCGAGGTCCGGCCCGACCCCGGCGACCGGCTGCTCCACTGGGACCTGCACTACGGCAACGTGCTCGCCCCGGTCGGCCCCGACGGCCGCGCGCCCTGGCTCGCCATCGACCCCAAACCACTCGCCGGCGACCCCGGGTTCGAGCTGCTCCCCGCCCTCCACAACCGCTGGGCCGACCTCACGGCCACCGGCGACCTGCCGCGAGCGCTCCACCGCCGCTTCGACCTCATGACCGAGCGCCTCGCCCTCGACCGGCCGCGCGCCGTCCGCTGGACCCTCGGGCGGGTCCTGCAGAACATCCTGTGGGACGTCGAGGACGGCGAGGAGGTGATCGATCCGGCCCAGCGGGCCGTCGCCGAGGCGCTGTTGGGGCGCTAG
- a CDS encoding helix-turn-helix domain-containing protein, with protein sequence MPTVALLAAGHLLHFELAVAYEIFGNPPQEARDDWYDVRLCGPGPVRVGPFVVEPDQGLEELAGADTVIVPAWADVDEPPPAEVVEAVRAAHDAGARVASLCTGAFVLGAAGLLDGRRATTHWAHTAELSARHPLAVVDPDVLYTDNGSVLTAAGKAAAVDLCLHLVHLDHGAAIANAVARRLVMPPHRAGGQAQFVATPVQVSGDHVLAHLLAWAQQRLDRPLTVTDLARRANTSPRHLGRQFRAVLGQTPLQWLLTQRVRRAQELLESTDESVEAIAVATGMGTATTLRRQFKRVVGVPPASYRHSFRTTRPT encoded by the coding sequence ATGCCGACTGTCGCACTGCTGGCCGCCGGTCACCTGCTGCACTTCGAACTGGCGGTGGCCTACGAGATCTTCGGCAATCCCCCGCAGGAGGCCCGGGACGACTGGTACGACGTCCGGCTCTGCGGCCCGGGACCGGTCCGGGTCGGGCCGTTCGTGGTCGAGCCCGACCAGGGGCTGGAGGAGCTGGCCGGAGCCGACACCGTGATCGTGCCCGCGTGGGCCGACGTCGACGAGCCGCCGCCGGCCGAGGTGGTCGAAGCGGTACGCGCCGCCCACGATGCGGGCGCCCGCGTCGCCTCCCTCTGCACCGGGGCGTTCGTGCTCGGCGCGGCGGGCCTGCTGGACGGCCGCCGGGCCACCACCCACTGGGCGCACACCGCGGAGCTGAGCGCCCGTCATCCGCTGGCCGTGGTGGACCCGGACGTGCTCTACACGGACAACGGCAGCGTGCTGACGGCCGCCGGCAAGGCCGCCGCCGTGGACCTCTGCCTGCACCTGGTCCACCTCGACCACGGGGCCGCGATCGCCAACGCCGTCGCCCGCCGCCTCGTCATGCCGCCCCACCGGGCGGGCGGCCAGGCCCAGTTCGTGGCCACGCCGGTACAGGTCTCCGGCGACCACGTACTCGCCCATCTGCTCGCCTGGGCCCAGCAACGGCTGGACCGGCCGCTGACAGTGACCGACCTGGCCCGACGGGCGAACACCAGCCCGCGCCACCTCGGGCGGCAGTTCCGGGCCGTACTCGGACAGACCCCGCTCCAGTGGCTGCTGACCCAGCGCGTGCGCCGGGCACAGGAGTTGCTGGAGTCGACCGACGAGAGCGTCGAGGCGATCGCGGTCGCCACCGGCATGGGCACGGCCACGACGCTCCGGCGCCAGTTCAAGCGGGTCGTCGGAGTCCCGCCGGCCAGCTACCGGCACTCGTTCCGCACCACACGACCCACCTGA
- a CDS encoding saccharopine dehydrogenase family protein, with translation MGTAAAVVVYGATGHTGRFIVAELRRRGFAAIVSGRDAAKLEALAAERGDLEVRPATADDPASLDRALAGAAAVINCAGPFAVTAGPLVEAALRAGIPYVDVAAEIEANARTFADYAEAAREAGVAVVPAMAFYGGLGDLLATAAMGEWTAADAVHVAYGLNSWHPTEGTREAGRVSHRRRAGRRVRFADGELQYHDDELSRQDWHFPEPLGERAVLAEFTMADVVTLPSHLAVPEVRTYMTVEAAGDLAGADTPAPQPVDDLGRSDQTFVVDVRVSSGGVERRATAGGQDIYAITAPLAVEAVRRILAGQARTTGVASAGAMFEAAEFLEALSPYLSVDLPH, from the coding sequence ATGGGTACAGCGGCAGCAGTGGTGGTCTACGGGGCGACCGGGCACACCGGGCGCTTCATCGTCGCCGAACTGCGCAGGCGCGGCTTCGCCGCCATCGTCTCTGGTCGTGACGCGGCCAAGCTGGAGGCGCTGGCGGCCGAACGGGGCGACCTGGAGGTGCGGCCGGCGACCGCGGACGACCCGGCCTCGCTGGACCGGGCCCTCGCGGGTGCGGCGGCCGTCATCAACTGCGCCGGACCGTTCGCGGTGACGGCCGGTCCGCTGGTCGAGGCGGCGCTGCGCGCGGGGATCCCGTACGTCGACGTCGCGGCGGAGATCGAGGCCAACGCCCGGACGTTCGCCGACTACGCGGAGGCGGCCCGGGAGGCCGGGGTGGCCGTGGTGCCGGCGATGGCCTTCTACGGGGGCCTGGGCGACCTGCTGGCGACCGCGGCGATGGGGGAGTGGACGGCGGCCGACGCGGTGCACGTCGCGTACGGGCTGAACAGCTGGCACCCCACGGAGGGCACCCGGGAGGCCGGCCGGGTGTCCCACCGGCGCCGCGCGGGGCGCCGGGTGCGGTTCGCCGACGGCGAGTTGCAGTACCACGACGACGAACTGTCCCGGCAGGACTGGCACTTCCCGGAGCCGTTGGGCGAGCGGGCGGTGCTCGCGGAGTTCACCATGGCCGACGTCGTCACCCTGCCGAGCCACCTGGCGGTGCCCGAGGTCCGCACCTACATGACGGTCGAGGCGGCCGGGGACCTCGCCGGGGCGGACACGCCGGCACCGCAGCCGGTCGACGACCTGGGGCGGTCGGACCAGACCTTCGTCGTGGACGTCCGGGTCAGCTCGGGGGGCGTCGAACGCCGTGCCACGGCCGGCGGCCAGGACATCTACGCGATCACCGCACCGCTGGCGGTGGAGGCGGTCCGGCGGATCCTGGCCGGGCAGGCGCGGACGACGGGCGTGGCCTCGGCCGGCGCGATGTTCGAGGCCGCGGAATTCCTGGAGGCGCTGAGCCCCTACCTGTCGGTCGACCTCCCGCACTGA
- a CDS encoding transposase, with product MGGVLRAEPVWVETFTGLRMRQFEGLVRVVRERGGNGPGGGRPWCLPLPDRVLLVAVYYRTNLTMRRLAPLFGISTATVCRVVQRLGPLLALEAAPRPQPGVERLWIVDGTLVPVRDRSIAASGRNYRFSANVQVVVDADTRLVVATARPVPGNKADAHAWRTSDLPATCSGTTVLADGAYINTGLVVPHRRRAGRPLLRAQEEDNAEHRRVRARVEHTFARMKNYKILRDCRQKGDGLHHAVQAVAHMHNLARTG from the coding sequence ATGGGTGGGGTGCTGCGGGCTGAGCCGGTCTGGGTGGAGACGTTCACAGGTCTGCGGATGCGGCAGTTCGAGGGCCTGGTGCGGGTGGTGCGGGAGCGGGGTGGCAACGGGCCGGGCGGTGGCAGGCCGTGGTGCCTGCCGCTGCCCGACCGGGTCCTGCTGGTCGCCGTGTACTACCGGACCAATCTCACGATGCGCCGGCTCGCGCCGCTGTTCGGGATCTCGACGGCCACGGTCTGCCGCGTCGTCCAGCGCCTGGGCCCGCTCCTGGCCCTCGAAGCCGCTCCACGCCCGCAACCGGGCGTGGAGCGGCTGTGGATCGTCGACGGCACCCTGGTCCCCGTGCGCGACCGCAGCATCGCCGCCTCCGGCCGCAACTACCGCTTCTCCGCGAACGTGCAGGTCGTCGTCGACGCCGACACCCGCCTCGTGGTCGCCACCGCCCGCCCCGTGCCGGGCAACAAGGCCGACGCGCACGCGTGGCGCACCTCCGACCTGCCCGCCACCTGCTCCGGCACCACCGTCCTCGCCGACGGCGCCTACATCAACACCGGCCTCGTCGTCCCGCACCGCAGACGCGCCGGCCGTCCCCTCCTGCGGGCCCAGGAGGAGGACAACGCCGAACACCGACGCGTACGCGCCCGCGTCGAGCACACCTTCGCCCGCATGAAGAACTACAAGATCCTCCGCGACTGCCGACAGAAGGGCGACGGCCTGCACCACGCGGTGCAGGCCGTCGCCCACATGCACAACCTCGCCCGAACTGGATGA
- a CDS encoding transposase, giving the protein MAVVITASESSWIAPFTGLSPRDFRKLMTALRREGADTVRSGRPWSLPLEDRVLLVAAYWRTNLTLRQLAPLFGVSKSAADRIIDHVGPLLALRPRRRFRKDTVLIVDGTLVPTRDHTIAEKSKNYRYSTNHQVVVDAHTRLVVAVGTPVPGNRNDCKAWAESGAKAAVGRTTTIADGGYPGTGLVIPHRRPKGGELTEWQTEHNRDHKRVRARVEHVFSRMKTWKILRDCRLKGDGVHHAMLGIARLHNLLQAA; this is encoded by the coding sequence ATGGCTGTTGTGATCACGGCGTCGGAATCGTCCTGGATAGCCCCGTTCACCGGGCTGAGCCCGCGCGACTTCCGCAAGCTGATGACAGCGCTCCGCCGCGAGGGCGCTGACACCGTGCGGTCGGGCCGGCCTTGGAGTCTTCCGCTGGAGGACCGGGTCCTGCTGGTCGCGGCCTACTGGCGGACCAACCTGACGCTGCGGCAGCTCGCGCCGCTGTTCGGCGTGTCCAAGTCGGCGGCCGACCGTATCATCGACCACGTCGGCCCCCTCCTTGCGCTCAGGCCCCGGCGTCGGTTCCGCAAGGACACCGTGCTGATCGTCGACGGCACCCTCGTCCCCACCCGCGACCACACCATCGCGGAGAAGTCGAAGAACTACAGGTACTCCACCAACCATCAGGTCGTCGTCGACGCCCACACCCGCCTGGTCGTCGCGGTGGGCACACCCGTCCCGGGCAACCGCAACGACTGCAAGGCCTGGGCCGAATCCGGCGCCAAGGCTGCCGTCGGCCGGACCACCACCATCGCCGACGGCGGCTACCCCGGCACCGGTCTCGTGATCCCGCACCGCCGCCCCAAGGGCGGCGAGCTCACTGAATGGCAGACCGAGCACAACCGCGACCACAAGCGGGTCCGGGCCCGCGTCGAGCACGTCTTCTCCAGGATGAAGACCTGGAAGATCCTGCGCGACTGCCGCCTCAAGGGCGATGGCGTTCACCATGCCATGCTCGGCATCGCCCGCCTCCACAATCTTCTCCAGGCCGCATAG
- a CDS encoding biotin-dependent carboxyltransferase family protein codes for MNAADGMAVVRPGPLTTVQDLGRRGVAHLGVPRAGALDEPAFRAANRLVGNPPGAAALETTLGGVALRALRPLVIAVTGAPSPVRVDGRAAAWGAPVAVPAGAVLEVGAATHGVRAYLAVAGGIAVPPVLGSRSADLLSGLGPAPLASGDTLPVGPPPPYRPAPDLVPQAAPPTVLVLRLRPGPRADWFAPQALARLARDPYRVATAGNRIALRTEGPPVDRAGTGELASEGMVLGAVQIPPDGRPVVFLADHPTTGGYPVIGVVPYADLAAAAQARPGTPIRFTVFRKR; via the coding sequence ATGAACGCGGCCGACGGGATGGCGGTGGTCCGGCCCGGACCGCTGACCACCGTGCAGGACCTCGGGCGGCGCGGAGTCGCCCACCTCGGCGTCCCCCGGGCCGGTGCGCTGGACGAGCCGGCGTTCCGCGCGGCCAACCGGCTGGTCGGCAACCCGCCCGGCGCGGCGGCCCTGGAGACCACGCTCGGCGGCGTCGCCCTGCGCGCGCTCCGTCCACTGGTCATCGCGGTGACCGGCGCGCCGTCGCCGGTCCGGGTCGACGGCCGCGCCGCCGCCTGGGGAGCGCCGGTCGCCGTACCCGCCGGCGCGGTCCTCGAAGTCGGCGCGGCGACGCACGGCGTGCGCGCCTACCTGGCGGTGGCGGGCGGGATCGCCGTACCCCCGGTGCTCGGCAGCCGTTCGGCCGACCTGCTGTCCGGGCTCGGACCGGCCCCGCTGGCCTCCGGCGACACACTGCCGGTCGGCCCACCGCCGCCGTACCGGCCCGCACCCGATCTGGTCCCGCAGGCCGCGCCGCCGACCGTCCTGGTGCTGCGGCTGCGGCCCGGCCCGCGCGCCGACTGGTTCGCCCCGCAGGCCCTGGCGCGGCTCGCACGCGATCCCTACCGGGTGGCGACGGCCGGCAACCGGATCGCGCTGCGCACCGAGGGGCCGCCGGTCGACCGGGCGGGCACCGGTGAACTGGCCAGCGAGGGCATGGTGCTCGGCGCCGTGCAGATCCCCCCGGACGGGCGGCCGGTGGTGTTCCTGGCCGACCATCCGACCACCGGGGGCTACCCGGTCATCGGCGTCGTCCCGTATGCCGATCTGGCCGCCGCCGCCCAGGCCCGGCCCGGCACCCCGATCCGCTTCACCGTGTTCCGGAAGCGGTGA
- the pxpB gene encoding 5-oxoprolinase subunit PxpB, which yields MTPAAPAAGGGGGGGGTGRPGGGTGGGDAGPTGTGGGDGGGGGEGVALLPVGDRAVLAELADQAAATALYGWLRERQAAGELPEVEEIVPAARTVLLDGVTDVPALTALLHSARPTTADTVPGPLVEVPTVYDGQDLAEVAALWGVSPEAAVRIHCEPEYVVAFCGFAPGFGYLTGLPPRYAVPRRATPRSSVPAGSVALAGPYTGVYPRSSPGGWQLLGHTALPLWDAAREPAALLAPGVRVRFTPLRSGPRRPDADAGGPGTADAARVAGRTGTRPDDTRDTDPASDTGSQSGTERLARAGEADSACRPGSANATDAAGSADGPNPASTGNRAVDRAAADHLDGAHPAGDAGTADAPGTAGRADGRTGGGTGGRTGPGAAGPPNAAGGGSAASRRGGPDGPDAVGGTGRSGGIGGAAGVAGVAGAIDAPAGRPGGAA from the coding sequence ATGACCCCGGCCGCACCGGCGGCGGGCGGGGGCGGGGGCGGGGGCGGAACGGGCCGCCCCGGGGGCGGGACCGGCGGCGGGGACGCGGGCCCGACCGGGACCGGCGGCGGGGATGGCGGGGGCGGCGGCGAGGGCGTCGCGCTCCTCCCGGTGGGCGACCGCGCCGTGCTCGCCGAGCTCGCGGACCAGGCCGCGGCCACCGCCCTGTACGGCTGGCTGCGCGAACGCCAGGCGGCCGGCGAACTGCCCGAGGTCGAGGAGATCGTCCCCGCCGCGCGGACCGTCCTGCTGGACGGCGTCACCGACGTTCCCGCCCTGACCGCCCTGCTGCACTCCGCCCGCCCGACGACGGCCGACACCGTGCCCGGCCCACTGGTGGAGGTACCCACCGTGTACGACGGCCAGGACCTCGCCGAGGTCGCCGCCCTGTGGGGCGTCTCCCCCGAGGCCGCCGTCCGGATCCACTGCGAACCCGAGTACGTGGTCGCGTTCTGCGGCTTCGCCCCCGGCTTCGGGTACCTCACCGGACTGCCGCCCCGGTACGCGGTGCCGCGCCGCGCCACCCCGCGCAGCTCCGTACCGGCGGGCTCGGTCGCGCTGGCCGGCCCCTACACCGGGGTCTACCCGCGCTCCTCCCCCGGCGGCTGGCAGCTCCTCGGGCACACCGCGCTGCCGCTCTGGGACGCGGCCCGCGAACCGGCCGCCCTGCTCGCCCCCGGCGTCCGGGTCCGGTTCACCCCGCTGCGGAGCGGTCCCCGCCGTCCGGACGCCGACGCCGGAGGCCCCGGGACGGCGGACGCCGCACGGGTGGCCGGTCGGACGGGCACCCGTCCGGACGACACCCGCGACACGGACCCGGCGAGCGACACGGGCAGTCAGAGCGGCACGGAACGCCTCGCCCGCGCGGGCGAGGCGGATTCAGCGTGCCGCCCGGGCAGTGCGAACGCCACGGACGCTGCGGGAAGTGCCGACGGGCCGAACCCTGCCAGTACCGGGAACCGCGCCGTCGACCGGGCCGCCGCGGACCACCTGGACGGTGCGCACCCGGCGGGCGATGCGGGTACTGCCGACGCTCCGGGGACTGCGGGCCGGGCGGACGGCAGGACGGGTGGCGGAACGGGTGGCAGGACGGGGCCAGGCGCAGCCGGTCCCCCGAACGCCGCGGGCGGTGGGAGCGCAGCAAGCCGCAGGGGCGGGCCGGACGGGCCGGATGCCGTAGGCGGCACGGGCCGGTCCGGTGGCATCGGTGGTGCGGCCGGTGTGGCTGGTGTGGCCGGTGCGATTGACGCCCCCGCCGGACGCCCCGGGGGTGCGGCATGA
- a CDS encoding LamB/YcsF family protein, producing the protein MADAVIDLNADLGEGFGRWTLTDDEALLSVVTSANVACGFHAGDPSTMRRVCSLAAERGVRIGAQVSYRDLAGFGRRAMDVPPEELADEIAYQIGALQVFARAAGSRVSYVKPHGALYNRVVADSEQAEAVVAGILRAGAVCDGPLPVLGLPGSRLLAVADGVGLPVVAEAFADRAYTWAGTLVPRREPDAVVHDPETVITRAVGIARDGSVVAVGGEPITVEARSLCVHGDTPGAAQLAWRIRGALASAGVRVEAFA; encoded by the coding sequence GTGGCCGATGCGGTGATCGATCTCAATGCGGACCTCGGTGAGGGGTTCGGACGCTGGACGCTGACCGACGACGAGGCGCTGCTCTCCGTCGTCACCAGCGCCAACGTCGCCTGCGGCTTCCACGCCGGCGACCCGTCCACCATGCGCCGGGTCTGCTCCCTGGCCGCCGAACGCGGAGTCCGGATCGGCGCCCAGGTCTCCTACCGCGACCTCGCCGGCTTCGGCCGCCGCGCGATGGACGTCCCGCCCGAGGAACTGGCGGACGAGATCGCCTACCAGATCGGCGCCCTCCAGGTCTTCGCGCGCGCGGCCGGCTCCCGGGTCTCCTACGTCAAGCCGCACGGCGCCCTCTACAACCGGGTGGTGGCCGACTCCGAGCAGGCGGAGGCCGTGGTCGCCGGCATCCTGCGGGCCGGGGCGGTCTGCGACGGGCCGCTCCCCGTCCTCGGCCTGCCGGGCTCCCGGCTGCTGGCGGTGGCCGACGGCGTCGGCCTGCCGGTCGTCGCCGAGGCGTTCGCCGACCGGGCCTACACCTGGGCCGGCACGCTCGTCCCCCGCCGTGAACCGGACGCCGTGGTGCACGACCCGGAGACCGTGATCACCCGCGCCGTCGGCATCGCCCGGGACGGCTCGGTGGTCGCGGTCGGCGGCGAGCCGATCACCGTCGAGGCGCGCTCGCTCTGCGTCCACGGCGACACCCCCGGTGCGGCCCAGCTGGCCTGGCGCATCCGCGGCGCGCTCGCCTCGGCGGGCGTCCGGGTGGAGGCCTTCGCATGA